A window from Psychrobium sp. MM17-31 encodes these proteins:
- a CDS encoding glycosyltransferase family 2 protein, whose amino-acid sequence MSVINISESNQHQPILSVIMPAYNAEEYIAAAIESILNQSYRNFVFLILNDGSIDNTLEIINEYQLKDSRIKVISRKNKGLIGSLNELIDCVETPLVARMDADDIVAPNRFERQLAWLEGKSERTICGSWVQTTNKSKAIWHYRVDSNFSKILLLLGKTPVCHAAIMTSTSLLREFRYNLSADYVEDFELFSRMIFNRDISFLNVPEVLYYYNLHDHSICHSHAEKQLKDKAKILAALINSHICKEKASYISTSLVTEFLRVSNKSTITIDDLSVLTQYSEKIKFVLETLPDEYLVFRELLLNSCMKCEDEDYGKEVYLAHFKEHRQFCFIGERLWREQI is encoded by the coding sequence GTGTCAGTCATTAATATTTCAGAATCCAATCAGCACCAGCCGATTTTATCCGTTATTATGCCTGCTTATAATGCTGAAGAGTACATCGCAGCAGCTATAGAAAGTATTTTAAATCAATCTTATCGGAACTTTGTATTTTTGATTTTAAATGATGGCTCCATCGATAATACATTAGAAATCATTAATGAATATCAATTAAAAGATAGTCGTATAAAGGTAATTAGTAGAAAAAATAAAGGTCTGATAGGTTCGTTAAATGAACTTATAGATTGTGTTGAGACTCCTTTAGTCGCAAGAATGGACGCAGATGATATTGTCGCTCCAAATCGATTTGAGCGGCAGCTCGCCTGGTTAGAGGGAAAGAGCGAAAGAACAATTTGCGGTAGTTGGGTTCAAACGACAAATAAATCCAAAGCTATTTGGCACTATAGAGTCGATAGCAATTTCTCAAAAATTTTGTTACTCCTAGGGAAAACCCCTGTATGTCACGCGGCTATTATGACATCTACTTCGTTACTACGAGAATTTCGATATAACTTGTCGGCAGACTATGTCGAAGATTTTGAATTGTTCTCTAGAATGATATTTAACCGAGATATTAGCTTTTTAAATGTGCCAGAGGTTCTTTACTATTACAATCTTCATGATCATTCCATCTGTCATAGCCATGCTGAAAAGCAATTAAAAGATAAGGCAAAGATATTAGCTGCTTTAATAAATAGCCATATTTGTAAAGAGAAAGCTAGTTATATTTCAACCTCGTTAGTTACTGAATTTTTAAGAGTGTCTAATAAATCGACGATAACTATTGACGATTTATCTGTCCTCACTCAATACAGCGAAAAAATTAAATTTGTGCTTGAAACTTTACCTGATGAGTATTTGGTTTTTCGTGAATTACTTTTAAATTCATGTATGAAGTGTGAAGATGAGGACTACGGAAAGGAAGTATATTTGGCTCACTTCAAAGAGCATAGACAATTTTGTTTTATTGGGGAGCGACTCTGGCGTGAGCAAATATAA
- a CDS encoding acyl-CoA reductase, whose product MAALKTLKTRDAVIPMKVKSFDSSIINQLHLSSYHEAFSTDVMSALIALSRKWVKSDNSEIAALGFWLRKSNLQRMKEEFSRIEQVQRAGTVFHIAPSNVDTIFAYSWALSFLLGNKNLVRISQRAQATTLILLKDIELLFKSQQFNELGKGQLFFSYKHEESINLELAELCDIRAIWGGDDTVAKLSKTKLKSGAHDVHFHTKYSACAVSALKVKNAPERFVSQLLRTGLAFEQQACTSPKMIIWFGDENDIAQAKQRVCTVLDSDIELPLSVSNIIAKKLSLDFSFANDSQAIYSDPFYRLNIVESPINSITQLLKMHSGQGLFISCNEKEFRTVMFSHYDKFQTLGLYGLERDEVLPLYTNLDFCRLVPMEKMHEFSHHWDGMNLLEQFCVSH is encoded by the coding sequence ATGGCCGCATTAAAAACGCTCAAAACAAGGGATGCAGTAATACCTATGAAGGTTAAGTCATTTGATAGTTCAATTATAAATCAATTACATTTATCGAGTTATCACGAAGCATTTTCTACGGATGTCATGAGCGCTTTGATAGCACTTTCAAGGAAATGGGTAAAAAGTGATAATAGCGAGATTGCGGCATTAGGGTTTTGGCTGCGAAAAAGTAATCTACAAAGAATGAAGGAAGAATTTTCTCGTATTGAACAGGTTCAAAGAGCCGGCACCGTATTTCATATCGCACCGAGTAATGTTGACACAATATTTGCCTATTCATGGGCTCTTTCTTTTCTACTAGGGAATAAAAACTTAGTTAGAATTTCCCAACGTGCACAAGCGACAACACTAATACTATTGAAAGATATAGAGCTTCTTTTTAAATCACAGCAGTTCAATGAATTAGGCAAGGGACAGTTATTTTTCTCTTATAAACATGAAGAGAGTATCAATTTAGAATTGGCTGAACTTTGTGACATTCGAGCTATTTGGGGAGGCGATGATACAGTTGCTAAATTATCAAAAACCAAGTTAAAGAGTGGTGCTCATGATGTTCATTTTCATACCAAATATTCCGCATGTGCGGTTAGCGCACTAAAGGTTAAGAATGCTCCAGAGAGATTTGTTTCGCAACTATTAAGAACAGGCCTAGCTTTCGAACAACAAGCTTGTACTTCTCCAAAGATGATCATTTGGTTTGGTGATGAAAATGATATCGCACAGGCTAAACAAAGAGTTTGTACCGTTTTAGATTCGGATATCGAGTTACCGTTATCGGTTTCTAATATTATTGCTAAAAAACTGAGTTTGGATTTTTCATTTGCCAATGATAGTCAGGCTATTTATTCGGACCCATTTTATCGGTTAAATATTGTAGAATCTCCCATAAATTCAATAACTCAGTTATTGAAAATGCATAGTGGTCAAGGCTTGTTTATTAGCTGTAACGAGAAAGAGTTTCGAACGGTGATGTTTAGTCATTATGATAAGTTTCAAACGTTAGGGCTTTATGGATTGGAACGAGATGAGGTTTTACCCTTGTATACAAATCTCGATTTTTGTCGTTTAGTACCGATGGAAAAAATGCATGAATTTTCTCATCACTGGGATGGGATGAATCTATTGGAGCAATTCTGTGTCAGTCATTAA
- a CDS encoding acyl-protein synthetase, producing the protein MMNNIDELFELEPYSLRSNDKNKWQAEQLRFLNEHHKQHCPPYGNIIANICQSPLASSLESYPYISSQLFKTMNLSSIIAEDKIKTLTSSGTSGASLSRIELDGMTARLQAKALVKTLQPFTSIKRLPMLIIEPRNLIKNRLEFSARGAGVQGVALMGRDHHYALNEDMSLNLDIVKQFYEKYKHQRVLIFGFTFMVWRYFTSALGKMGVSFDFMDAVLLHSGGWKKLEQEKVTDSEFKRRLASVLGYVKVHNFYGMVEQTGSIFVECEYGHLHCSNFNNVVIRCQKTLGVLGKLEKGIIQVMSMLPLSYPGHNLLTEDLGKLLGEDDCPCGKNGRYFKVYGRIKNAQNKGCSNTYEG; encoded by the coding sequence ATGATGAATAATATAGACGAACTATTCGAATTGGAACCTTATAGCCTTAGGTCAAATGACAAGAACAAATGGCAAGCAGAACAATTACGCTTTTTAAATGAGCATCATAAGCAGCACTGTCCACCATATGGCAACATTATAGCTAATATTTGCCAAAGTCCCTTAGCTAGTTCTCTGGAATCATACCCTTATATTAGTAGTCAATTATTCAAGACGATGAATTTGAGCTCGATTATAGCGGAGGATAAGATTAAAACATTAACGTCCTCTGGTACTTCGGGGGCAAGTTTATCGCGTATTGAGCTTGATGGCATGACAGCAAGACTACAAGCTAAGGCATTAGTCAAAACGCTTCAACCTTTCACTTCAATAAAGCGATTACCAATGCTTATTATTGAACCTCGAAATTTAATAAAAAACCGACTTGAATTTTCAGCGCGAGGTGCTGGAGTTCAAGGAGTCGCGTTAATGGGGCGTGACCATCACTACGCCTTAAATGAGGATATGTCACTAAATTTAGATATTGTTAAGCAGTTTTACGAAAAGTATAAACACCAACGCGTGTTAATTTTTGGTTTTACGTTTATGGTTTGGCGTTATTTTACATCAGCTTTGGGTAAAATGGGGGTGTCTTTTGATTTTATGGATGCAGTGTTATTGCACTCAGGGGGCTGGAAAAAGCTAGAACAAGAGAAGGTGACAGATTCCGAATTTAAGCGGCGATTAGCTAGCGTGCTTGGTTATGTAAAAGTGCACAATTTTTATGGCATGGTTGAACAAACTGGCTCTATTTTTGTGGAATGCGAATATGGCCACTTACATTGCTCGAATTTTAATAATGTGGTTATTCGATGCCAGAAAACGTTAGGAGTGTTGGGTAAATTAGAAAAGGGAATAATTCAGGTGATGTCTATGTTGCCACTTAGTTATCCAGGTCATAATCTATTGACTGAAGATCTTGGAAAATTATTGGGCGAAGATGACTGTCCTTGTGGGAAAAACGGTCGATACTTTAAAGTATATGGCCGCATTAAAAACGCTCAAAACAAGGGATGCAGTAATACCTATGAAGGTTAA